The following coding sequences lie in one Haematobia irritans isolate KBUSLIRL chromosome 3, ASM5000362v1, whole genome shotgun sequence genomic window:
- the LOC142229385 gene encoding membrane-bound alkaline phosphatase-like yields the protein MVVTRKVISISHWVVTLLALFQICGMSAGAGVQCVDDDEDCRENFIHPDLKEHTLRRRSIPSEILSEYWLDKGERFVAYKDATADSPQRGKAKNIILFLGDGMSLATLAATRIYLGGEEQQLSFESFPDTGLIRTYALDSLVPDSACAATAFLCGAKANYGTLGVSGHMHRGDCEASKNASLYVDSIGKWALQSGRQVGLVTTTRVTHATPAGLYAHVADRDWENDKKVKNDCGKNSGVMDIALQLMEGEVGRNLKVIMGGGKAQFVDNEFYEDGKRRDDRDLIEEFLEDHPRNVYVETEEDLMNVNAKDAHRLLGLFNDGHMKYHLKAQDSKKNHQPTLPQMTRKAIEILEASDEGYFLLVEGGRIDTAHHDNKAKLALDETAQLQEAVNLARSLTKQEDTLIVVTSDHSHTMSISGYAKRSNNIFGMANMGDDEIPYLSLSYANGPSFKDFYDTKNHIRYDPSDQIEDSDLDFDLQFPSTVPMESETHGGEDVPVYASGPWSDLFSGVYEQSTLPYLLAYAGCFGPGRKACS from the exons ATGGTGGTGACCAGAAAAGTGATTAGCATTAGCCATTGGGTGGTTACGCTATTGGCTCTATtccaaatttgtggaatgagCGCAGGTGCTGGTGTACAGTGTGTCGATGACGATGAAGATTgccgtgaaaattttatacatccTGATTTGAAAGAGCATACGTTAAGACGTCGTTCTATACCCTCGGAGATATTATCGGAATATTGGTTAGACAAAGGCGAAAGATTTGTGGCCTATAAGGATGCAACAGCTGACAGTCCACAAAGAGGtaaagccaaaaatattattctaTTTCTGGGAGATGGTATGTCTTTGGCCACATTGGCAGCAACGCGCATCTATTTGGGTGGTGAAGAGCAACAGTTGTCCTTTGAATCGTTCCCCGATACGGGTCTCATAAGAACCTATGCCCTTGATAGTCTGGTCCCCGACTCTGCATGTGCTGCAACGGCGTTTTTGTGTGGTGCCAAAGCTAACTACGGAACTTTGGGGGTTTCTGGCCATATGCACAGGGGTGATTGTGAAGCTTCGAAAAATGCTTCCCTATATGTGGATTCTATAGGCAAATGGGCTTTACAAAGTGGACGTCAAGTGGGTTTGGTAACCACTACGCGAGTTACACATGCCACGCCAGCTGGTCTCTATGCCCATGTAGCCGATCGTGATTGGGAAAATGATAAGAAAGTGAAAAATGATTGTGGAAAAAATTCAGGAGTAATGGATATTGCCTTACAACTTATGGAAGGTGAGGTAGGACGCAATCTAAAAGTCATAATGGGTGGAGGCAAAGCTCAATTTGTGGATAATGAATTTTATGAGGATGGCAAGAGAAGAGATGATCGTGATCTTATTGAGGAATTTTTGGAAGATCATCCGCGAAATGTTTATGTGGAAACTGAAGAAGATCTAATGAATGTAAATGCCAAGGATGCGCATCGTCTATTGGGTCTTTTCAATGACGGTCATAtgaaatatcatttaaaagcgCAGGATTCCAAGAAAAATCATCAACCCACATTGCCACAAATGACCAGGaaggctatagaaattttggaagctAGTGATGAGGGTTACTTTCTTTTGGTTGAAGGTGGTCGCATCGATACAGCTCATCAcgataataaagccaaattGGCCCTAGATGAAACGGCTCAATTACAAGAGGCTGTGAATTTGGCAAGATCTTTAACAAAGCAGGAGGATACATTAATAGTGGTGACATCGGATCATTCGCATACCATGAGTATTTCAGGATATGCA AAACGcagtaataacatttttggcaTGGCCAATATGGGTGATGATGAAATTCCTTATCTTAGTCTCAGCTATGCTAATGGTCCCAGCTTCAAAGATTTCTATGATACCAAGAATCATATACGTTATGATCCTTCGGATCAAATTGAAGACTCTGATTTGGATTTTGATTTGCAATTTCCTTCAACGGTGCCCATGGAATCGGAGACTCATGGTGGTGAAGATGTTCCCGTTTATGCTTCAGGACCTTGGTCTGATCTATTTAGTGGGGTCTATGAGCAAAGCACACTGCCCTATTTATTGGCCTATGCTGGATGTTTCGGACCTGGTAGAAAGGCTTGTAGTTAA